From Anastrepha obliqua isolate idAnaObli1 chromosome 3, idAnaObli1_1.0, whole genome shotgun sequence:
ATATCCATATTTATCAATTGATATGCGACTGCTTTGCCGCTTTGTTCCCATGATGCGATTATGTTTTACGCTTTTGTGCTtgggaactttttttctgttttttgctttGCTCTACTATGCAACGAACGATTGCCGTttaagaataaataattttattgtccTCGTTCACAGCTCATTACTGCACTCGCCTGCAAATATGCTACCTTTTGAATGCACTTCTCTGCCGAACCTGTTTGCCAGTATGCGCGAGATGGTAGAAGATTTATTTACTAAGGAAATTTCGTAGATTTTGATGGtaaattttttaactgtttGCTTAATCAAAGTGTTAGAATCGAAGCGTGTTATCGCTTGAAAGAACAGATGGATTGCGAAACATTTATGTATtagggaggttgaattagttttaaaggtttttttcgaagatttggggctttattgtgaaaaaacgttacaaaatattttattcgaagtattggccatcgctagctacaactttcgcccatctttcgagcaatttccggatgccgtttctccaaaattctggccgctgcttggctatccctgactcaacccatattttggtagcctcgtatgaggagaaccgctggtccgccaaatcgagactcatatgccggaacaaatgataatcggagggagctatgtctggactatacggcgggtggggtaacacttcccagccaagcgttccaaggtattttttgacaggttgagcaacatgcggccgagcgttgtcatgttgcaaaataaccttggcgtgcctttttaccgtttccggccgtttttctttcaatgcccggcttaaacgcatcaattgcagtcggtaacgatcccccgtgattgtttcgcccggttcgAGCAGCTCAAAAtgtacgacgccgacctgatcccaccaaatgcagaggatgattttcttgccgtgaatattctgcttggccgtcgacgttgatgcgtggccgggcaaaccccatgattttttgcgttttgggttatcgtagtggatccatttttcgtcgccagtcaccacccgatgcaaaaaacccttccgattttgtcgctcgatcagcaattcgcacgtaaaaaatcgccgttcgacgtcgcgcagcttcaactcgtacgggacccaatgtccttgcttttggatcattcccatcgcttttagacgcttgcaaacggttgatttatcaacgcccaatgattcagcaaactcttcttgggtttggcacgtgtcctcgtttaccaattcccccaattccgcgtcctcgaactttttgggctggccaagacgctccttgtctttggtgtgaaaatcaccacttttgaatcgtcgaaaccagtactcacatgttgaaatcgacgaagtatggtctgggtaggcctcctgcagcaattcacgggcttgggctgtattttttttcaaattgaagcagaaaagcaaagcttcccgcaaattgcgtttcgacggcacgaaagttgatatactcggagcacgaaaacactgcgttgtttatacttcagcgaaatgacagatactgataaacaaagcctagggatgaggctttatcatgaatatatattcagtattgccaacgcgataaaatgataaatagcgccatctgtgtgtcacctttaaaactaattcaacctcccaatatttatttatcaaatacGCAACCAAAGAGTAATTTTTTAGTGCTTGAGCTTAAGAATACCCACAGGTTAACAGGTTCCCTGTCCCCATATAACGACGTCACTGAATCGCTCCACGCTCagtgatttttttcaatatttatagaGTATTGATATTTACAGTTAGCCTAAATAACATTGTATAAATGCATATCAATGTAAATAACATAATTTATCTATAACAATCACTCTCACTctctttatatacatacatacaaattcacCTTATTAGTAATCATTGAAATAAGAGTCAATATTAATAAACTACAAACAGTTGTTATTTGAACTGAGAACGAGCTGGTTGTTTTCCTCTATTGATACACTACATATTGGCGACGAGAATAAaacggaaaaaaatataacaaaaaaaaaaaaaaatatatttgtacatatatgtaaatacatataaaataaactaaaacaaaaaagaaaacagtaaaataaagaaaatcacAACATGCCTCCTAAAGAAGAAAAGTCAGCGAACGACAGCAAGATGGTGACACCAGTGACAATGCTTCAAACGACGAATGTTCCAGAATTTAACCCGAATGTGGAGTCGTGGAATGTTTGGAAGGAACGTTTGGAGATACATTTCTGTGAAGTGAATTGCACAGATGACAATGTAAGGAAgtcgattttattaaaatcaattgGTGCCGTTCCATACAAAGTTCTACACAGTTTGTGCAGTCCAGCTACTCCCGTGTCAAAATCATTTAAAGAGTTGTGTGAAATATTGGACACACAATATACTCCACCTACTATTGTGTTTAGTGAGcggaaaatatttcatatttcaacgAAGCAAGAAAGTGAATCTGTGGCGGAATGGTATGCTCGTGTAAAGATGTTGGCACTTAATTGTAAATTTGGGGTCAATTTAGATGCATTTGTGTTAAACCAATTCGTAAtgggtttgccaaatttcatcTTTGAAAGACTGTGTGAAGAAGATGAGAATCTCACAATTCAAAGTGCATTAAGAAAGGCGATGATATTAGAGACGAAATGCATCATAAAGGGAGGAAAAGAAGAAACTGCAGTGAATTTTGTTAAGAAGCAAAAACATCAGAAGCAGAACAACGGTAGTGGTAACAGCAATAGAGGCAACAGTAGTAGTGACAACAGAGGTAATGGTGGCAACAGCAACAGAGGCAAATGGGGAAGCAGCAACAGAGGCTGTGGTGATAATGGCAGCAACAGAGATGGTGGCAGAGATAACAGAGGCGATGGTGAGAGAAAATTTCCTTGTTCTCACTGTGGTTGGCGAAATCATGCATCTCAGTCATGCAAATACAAAGATAGCAAGTGTCATTCTTGTGGAAGAGTTGGTCATTTGGCGTCTGTTTGTTACAATAAAAAGAGAAGTGTTAATTATGTATctaatgataatgatgatgaacATGATAATAatgatttgtttaattattcaatttttagtGTGTCTGAGCGAAATTCGTTTGACGTGTATTCTCTTCCAGTCGTTATTGATGGAGTTAAATTAAATGCTGTTTGTGACACAGGTGCACCATGCACTTTGTTGCCTTTGTCGATTTACGAGAATAATATTATGGAAAAGACTCTCCGTCCATGCAATGTTCCATATGTTGACTACAGTGGTGATAGATTGAAGCTGGTTGTTTTCCTCTATTGATACACTAGAGATAACAGAGGCGATGGTGAGAGAAAATTTCCTTGTTCTCACTGTGGTTGGCGAATATGATGCGTCGATTACTTTTAAAGGTAATACaaaaactgttgttgttgttgttgtggattCTGCAAACCCTCCATTGCTTGGTCGTACGTTTTTACGTTCTTTTAATTTCGAATTATTGCAAATAAACAatattaatttcgaaaataataatGCTGCGGTCGTCGAACAATTGAAGATTGAGTTCGCCGAGGTTTTTGAAGATAAGTTgggtgaatttaaaaattcgcaaatttgTTTAAAGGTTGTTGAAAATGCAACACCAGTATTTTGCAAACCCAGACCTTTGCCATTAGCATGGAAGGCTAAAGTTGAGAAACAGTTGCGAGATTTAATCAGTTCAGGTGTTCTCGAACCTGTTGACAACTCCGATTGGGGTACACCTTTAGTACCAGTTTTGAAACCCAACGGTGATTTGCGGATATGCGGTGATTATAAAATCACAATTAACAAGTTTTTAGAGGATTTTAAATATCCTTTACCCAGGATAGATGAGATTTTTGCATCTTTAGAGGGTGGTGAAATTTTCACAAAGCTTGATTTGTCCAATGCGTACAATCAGCTAATTCTTGACGATGAGTCACAATTATTGTGTGCATGGAGTACGCACATAGGTacattaaaagtaaaaagattACCTTTTGGTGTTAAGACTGCGGCAGCGATTTTTCAAAAGACAATGGAAAGTTTGTTAAGAAACATACCGTTTGTCGTGGTGTATCAGGATGACATTACAGTCACTGGAAAGACTATGCAGAGTCACATTAAAACGTTGAGGCTAGTActtcaaaaactacaaaatgcTGGATTGAAACTAAATATCAAAAAGtcagttttttttcaatcaaagaTTTCTTATTTGGGCTTCAATATTGATAAAAACGGATTGAGTAAGAATAACGATCGAATTTCGAGCATTCTTTCTGCGCCAATTCCAGACAATATTTCGGAAGTTAGAGCCTTTGTCGGTATGGCAAATTAttactcaaaatttattaataactttGCGAATATGATGTCTCCACTTTATAAATTATTGAGCAAAGATGAGCCGTTTTTATGGTCAAAGAATTGTCAAAAGGCATATGACGCCATCAAGAATGCTGTGACGTCAGACCAAGTTTTGGTTCATTTCAACCCAGATTTACCGTTGGTATTAACAACGGATGCTTCTAATACGGCGGTGGGAGGAATTTTGTCACATAAATTCTCTAGTGGATTGAAACCAATTGCTTTTATCTCCAGAGCATTAAGCAAGAGCGAGAAAAATTATAGTACTCTTGAAAAAGAAGCCTTGTCTATTGTGTTTTGTGTTACAAAACTTAAACAATACTTATTGGGAAACACATTTATATTGAAAACTGATCACCGTCCACTATTAACTATTTTTGGTAACAATAAAGGATTGCCTATCATGGCTTCAGCCCGAATGCAGCGCTGGGCATTAATTTTATCCGGGTTCAATTACACCATAGAATATGTGAAAGGAGTAAATAATGAAGCTGACTCAATTTCGCGCATGCCTCAACAaatgtttgaaaacaaaattacggAGTTTTCATATGTCAACTTTAttgaatctgaaaaatatttcaatatgagTTTTAAGGACATCGCTCGTGAGACTAGACGAGACCCAATTTTATCTAAAGTTGCAGAATGCATTTTGGATGGAACCTTATGTAACTTAAAGGATAATAATTTCACTCCGTATCGTGAAAAGTATACTGAACTCGCTGTGGAGTATGGGTGTGTATTGTGGGGTTACAGAACCATTATCCCCGAAAAATTgcgaacaaaaattttaaatgaattacaTTCCTCGCATTTAggaatagtaaaaacaaaagcgCTTGCCAGATCATATATATGGTGGCCATGTCTTGATaaagatattgaaaaattaattaaaaactgtttaCCATGTCAAAAACTGCAGCCTAGCCCCGAGAAGAGCAGTTTAATGCCGTGGACGCCAAGTTGTAATGTATGGAGTCGAATTCATATTGACTTTGCTGGCCCTataagaaattttcattttctaattGTTATCGATTCATTTTCGAAATTCGTTGAAGTGTTCAAAACGAAGGAAATAACTACAATGTTCACAATTACGAAGTTAAGAGAAATATTTTCGCGGTATGGATTGGTCGATACACTTGTAAGCGACAATGGACGTCAGTTCACATC
This genomic window contains:
- the LOC129240599 gene encoding uncharacterized protein LOC129240599 codes for the protein MPPKEEKSANDSKMVTPVTMLQTTNVPEFNPNVESWNVWKERLEIHFCEVNCTDDNVRKSILLKSIGAVPYKVLHSLCSPATPVSKSFKELCEILDTQYTPPTIVFSERKIFHISTKQESESVAEWYARVKMLALNCKFGVNLDAFVLNQFVMGLPNFIFERLCEEDENLTIQSALRKAMILETKCIIKGGKEETAVNFVKKQKHQKQNNGSGNSNRGNSSSDNRGNGGNSNRGKWGSSNRGCGDNGSNRDGGRDNRGDEITEAMVRENFLVLTVVGEYDASITFKGNTKTVVVVVVDSANPPLLGRTFLRSFNFELLQINNINFENNNAAVVEQLKIEFAEVFEDKLGEFKNSQICLKVVENATPVFCKPRPLPLAWKAKVEKQLRDLISSGVLEPVDNSDWGTPLVPVLKPNGDLRICGDYKITINKFLEDFKYPLPRIDEIFASLEGGEIFTKLDLSNAYNQLILDDESQLLCAWSTHIGTLKVKRLPFGVKTAAAIFQKTMESLLRNIPFVVVYQDDITVTGKTMQSHIKTLRLVLQKLQNAGLKLNIKNNLKPPTTKEKIIESQHNNINNHKGNRHETFQKGQNVMVRDYRNPNKPSWTQAVVEQQLGPQSYSCTLAHNKHSIKRHLDQIRNQQIQQHVETNMQMLSDNNTALTVANEIPTMEDFSRTRRELRPREGATALG